The Malus domestica chromosome 13, GDT2T_hap1 genome includes a window with the following:
- the LOC103425418 gene encoding probable leucine-rich repeat receptor-like protein kinase At2g33170, with the protein MSKAFEVRRALELQFARILLALALLASISEGLNNEGLCLLELKKSMQDGFDFLGNWKSSDQTPCGWMGVNCSSGYDPVVKGLDLSSLNLSGVLSPSIGGLVHLTSLDLSDNGFVGGIPKEIGNCWSLERIYLNNNKFTGQIPLEVGKLLNLTVLNLCNNRISGPIPDEIGNLSSLAEFVVYTNNITGSIPHSFGNLKNLVTFRAGQNDISGSLPAEIGRCESLQLLGLAQNSIGGELPKEFGMLQSLTDVVLWGNQVSGFIPKELGNCSSLETIALYQNNLVGPLPPEIGNLKSLRKLYIYRNGLNGTIPREFGNLSLASEIDFSENYLTGEIPSEISKIKGLTLLYLFQNQLTGVIPNELSGLGNLTKLDLSINNLKGPIPDGFQYLTQMYQLQLFDNSLSGSIPRGLGLHSRLWVVDLSDNLLTGRIPPYICRYSNLILLNLESNDLIGNIPAGVLNCKSLVQLRLVGNMLTGSFPSQLCSLPNLSAIELDQNKFTGPIPPEIRNCQKLQRLHISDNYFTSELPKEIGYLSQLVTFNTSSNLLTGRIPPEIVNCKMLQRLDLSRNRFMGTLPNELGTLLQLELLRLSENNFTGNIPAELGNLSHLTELQMGANLFSGEIPPELGSISSLQIAMNLSFNNFSGRIPPALGHLNMLEFLLLNNNHLTGEIPSTFESLSSLLGCNFSNNDLTGPLPSIPLFQNMEISSFIGNKGLCGRPLGGCNVNSSPQSVPSLASGGTQRSKIVTVIAAAVGGVSLILIAVILYFMRHPGQRVPSLQDKDALSPDTDMYLPPKEGFTFQDLVEATNNFHESYVIGRGACGIVYKAVMRTGQTIAVKKLSSNRESNNIENSFQAEIKTLGNIRHRNIVKLYGFCYHQGSNLLLYEYMAKGSLGELLHGDSCSLDWPMRFMIALGAAEGLAYLHHDCKPKIVHRDIKSNNILLDENFEAHVGDFGLAKVIDMPYSKSMSAVAGSYGYIAPEYAYTMKVTEKCDIYSYGVVLLELLTGRTPVQSLDQGGDLVTWVRHYVQDHSLTSGILDSRLNLQDGLLVDHMLNVLKIALICTSMSPFDRPSIREVVLMLIESNEQDGDFPPSPTFNLHLKDATDPPLKDDSR; encoded by the exons ATGTCGAAAGCATTTGAGGTGAGGAGGGCTTTGGAACTGCAGTTTGCGAGAATTTTACTTGCCTTAGCTCTGCTTGCTTCTATTTCAGAGGGGTTGAATAATGAAGGGCTCTGCCTTTTAGAGCTGAAGAAAAGTATGCAGGATGGATTTGATTTTTTGGGAAATTGGAAGTCCTCTGATCAAACACCTTGCGGATGGATGGGTGTAAATTGCTCTTCCGGTTATGATCCAGTGGTCAAGGGTCTTGATTTGAGTTCTCTGAATCTTTCAGGAGTCCTCAGTCCTAGCATTGGTGGTTTGGTCCACCTAACTTCTCTTGATCTTTCAGACAATGGTTTTGTGGGAGGTATTCCTAAGGAGATAGGAAACTGTTGGAGTTTGGAAAGAATTTATCTGAACAATAACAAGTTCACTGGCCAAATACCTTTGGAAGTGGGTAAGCTGTTAAATTTAACAGTTTTGAATCTCTGTAATAACAGAATCAGTGGTCCGATTCCAGATGAGATTGGGAACTTGTCTTCACTGGCCGAGTTCGTGGTATACACCAACAATATTACTGGTTCAATACCTCATTCCTTTGGGAATCTCAAGAATCTGGTAACGTTTAGAGCTGGGCAGAATGATATTTCTGGTAGCCTACCGGCCGAAATAGGTAGATGTGAGAGCTTGCAATTGCTTGGTCTGGCCCAAAATTCTATAGGAGGGGAATTGCCTAAGGAGTTTGGGATGCTTCAGAGCTTGACAGATGTGGTTCTGTGGGGTAACCAGGTATCAGGATTTATACCCAAGGAGCTTGGAAATTGCTCTAGCCTTGAGACTATTGCTCTGTATCAGAACAATCTTGTGGGGCCTTTACCGCCAGAAATTGGGAACCTCAAGTCATTGAGGAAATTGTACATTTACAGGAATGGCTTGAATGGAACCATTCCAAGGGAATTTGGAAATCTTTCTTTGGCATCTGAGATTGATTTCTCGGAGAACTATTTGACAGGTGAGATCCCATCGGAGATAAGCAAGATAAAAGGTCTAACCTTACTGTACCTGTTCCAGAACCAGCTTACGGGTGTGATTCCAAATGAACTGAGTGGCTTGGGGAACCTGACAAAGCTTGACCTTTCCATTAATAATCTCAAAGGTCCTATCCCCGATGGGTTTCAATATTTGACTCAAATGTACCAGTTACAACTGTTCGACAATTCTCTAAGCGGTAGCATACCACGGGGGCTTGGACTTCACAGCCGACTGTGGGTAGTTGATTTATCCGATAACTTACTGACAGGAAGAATACCTCCATATATTTGTCGATATTCCAATCTAATTTTGTTGAACCTGGAGTCTAATGATCTGATCGGAAATATTCCGGCTGGTGTCTTGAACTGCAAATCATTGGTGCAACTTCGTCTTGTTGGAAACATGCTTACTGGGAGCTTTCCTTCGCAACTGTGCAGTTTGCCAAACCTTTCTGCAATTGAGTTGGATCAGAACAAATTCACTGGTCCAATTCCTCCAGAGATTAGGAACTGCCAAAAGTTGCAAAGGCTTCATATTTCAGACAACTACTTTACGTCTGAGTTGCCAAAGGAAATAGGATATCTGTCTCAACTGGTGACTTTCAACACATCATCCAATTTGCTCACCGGGCGGATTCCACCAGAAATCGTTAACTGCAAGATGCTTCAACGACTTGATCTCAGTCGAAATAGGTTCATGGGTACTTTGCCAAATGAGCTGGGAACACTTCTGCAACTAGAGCTTCTCAGGCTCTCAGAAAATAATTTCACGGGAAACATACCAGCAGAATTAGGAAACCTCTCCCATTTGACTGAGTTGCAGATGGGTGCCAACTTGTTTTCTGGTGAAATACCACCAGAATTGGGTTCTATTTCAAGCTTGCAGATTGCAATGAATCTGAGCTTTAATAATTTCAGTGGGAGAATACCGCCAGCTCTTGGACATCTTAATATGCTTGAATTCCTCTTGCTCAATAACAACCATTTAACTGGTGAAATTCCCAGTACATTTGAGAGTCTGTCAAGCTTACTAGGGTGCAACTTCTCAAACAATGACCTTACTGGACCTTTACCTTCCATTCCATTGTTTCAGAACATGGAGATTAGCAGCTTCATCGGTAACAAAGGACTCTGTGGCAGACCGCTTGGTGGTTGCAATGTTAATTCATCTCCTCAATCTGTTCCATCTCTGGCAAGTGGGGGTACTCAACGCAGTAAAATTGTTACAGTAATTGCTGCTGCTGTGGGTGGCGTTTCTCTTATTCTAATTGCTGTTATCTTATATTTCATGAGACATCCAGGCCAGAGAGTTCCTTCCTTGCAAGATAAGGATGCTCTATCTCCTGATACAGATATGTACTTACCTCCAAAGGAGGGATTTACGTTCCAAGATCTAGTTGAGGCGACAAATAACTTTCATGAAAGCTATGTTATTGGAAGGGGAGCTTGTGGAATTGTGTATAAGGCAGTAATGCGAACTGGACAGACTATTGCTGTTAAGAAATTGTCATCTAACCGAGAGAGCAATAACATTGAAAACAGTTTTCAGGCCGAGATTAAGACCTTAGGAAATATAAGGCATCGGAATATTGTGAAGCTATATGGATTCTGCTATCACCAGGGTTCCAATCTACTTCTTTACGAGTACATGGCAAAGGGTAGCTTGGGTGAATTGCTTCATGGTGACTCTTGTAGCTTGGACTGGCCAATGCGTTTTATGATTGCTTTGGGAGCTGCTGAAGGTCTTGCTTATTTACATCATGACTGCAAACCAAAGATTGTCCACCGTGATATAAAGTCCAACAATATTTTGCTAGATGAGAACTTTGAAGCCCATGTTGGTGATTTTGGTTTGGCCAAAGTGATTGATATGCCTTATTCAAAATCAATGTCAGCAGTTGCAGGGTCGTATGGATATATTGCTCCTG AGTACGCATACACCATGAAGGTTACAGAAAAATGCGACATCTATAGCTATGGGGTTGTTCTGTTGGAGTTGCTGACTGGAAGAACTCCTGTCCAATCACTAGATCAAGGAGGCGACTTGGTCACCTGGGTGAGACACTATGTTCAAGACCATTCATTGACATCTGGGATACTCGATAGTCGGCTAAATCTTCAAGATGGACTTCTTGTTGATCACATGCTTAATGTCTTAAAAATTGCTTTGATATGCACAAGTATGTCCCCTTTTGACCGTCCATCGATCCGAGAAGTTGTCTTGATGCTTATTGAGTCGAATGAGCAAGATGGGGACTTTCCTCCGTCTCCAACTTtcaatcttcatttgaaagATGCAACGGATCCTCCTTTGAAAGATGATAGTCGGTGA